A genomic stretch from Calidithermus timidus DSM 17022 includes:
- the cas7c gene encoding type I-C CRISPR-associated protein Cas7/Csd2: MSQPIQNRYEFLLFFDVQDGNPNGDPDSGNAPRIDPEDGHGLVSDVALKRRIRNYAQATGAPIFVQHGTNLNRPIFEAHERTGGFTGAKTKDKVEAARRWMCQNFFDVRTFGAVMSTGANAGQVRGPVQITFARSLGPIFPAEFSITRGAVAEDVKNAKTLEDYLRWEKEQPEDKLRTMGRKSQVPYGLYLAKGFISAHLAQGTGFSQADLKLLVEALMNMFEHDRSASKGLMSTRRLYLFQHVGTDPNNPEQNKRQAMLGCAPAHRLLDLGQVVSARLLEESRPPRRFADYEVKADPTKLPKGVRMLELDAWDEARFDAWMGGANA, encoded by the coding sequence ATGTCCCAGCCCATCCAGAACCGCTACGAGTTCCTGCTCTTCTTCGACGTGCAAGACGGCAACCCCAACGGCGACCCCGACTCGGGCAACGCCCCGCGCATCGACCCCGAGGACGGCCACGGCCTGGTGAGCGACGTGGCCCTGAAGCGGCGCATCCGCAACTACGCTCAGGCCACCGGGGCCCCCATTTTTGTCCAGCACGGCACCAACCTGAACCGTCCCATCTTCGAGGCCCACGAGCGCACCGGCGGCTTTACGGGAGCAAAAACCAAGGACAAAGTGGAAGCCGCCCGTCGCTGGATGTGCCAGAACTTCTTCGATGTGCGCACTTTTGGCGCGGTGATGAGCACCGGGGCCAACGCCGGCCAGGTGCGGGGGCCGGTGCAGATCACCTTTGCCCGTAGCCTGGGCCCCATCTTCCCTGCCGAGTTCAGCATCACCCGGGGGGCGGTGGCCGAGGACGTGAAGAACGCCAAGACCCTGGAAGACTACCTGCGCTGGGAGAAAGAGCAGCCCGAGGACAAGCTGCGCACCATGGGCCGCAAGAGCCAGGTGCCCTACGGCCTCTACCTGGCCAAGGGCTTCATCAGCGCCCACCTGGCCCAGGGCACCGGCTTCAGCCAGGCCGACCTGAAGCTCTTGGTGGAAGCCCTGATGAACATGTTTGAGCACGACCGCAGCGCCTCCAAGGGCCTGATGTCCACCCGCCGGCTCTACCTCTTCCAACATGTGGGCACGGATCCCAATAACCCCGAGCAGAACAAGCGCCAGGCCATGCTGGGCTGCGCCCCCGCGCACCGCCTTTTGGATCTGGGCCAGGTAGTCTCCGCCCGGCTTCTGGAGGAAAGCAGGCCCCCGCGCCGCTTTGCCGACTACGAGGTGAAAGCCGACCCCACCAAGCTCCCCAAGGGGGTGCGGATGCTCGAGCTAGACGCCTGGGACGAGGCCCGGTTTGACGCCTGGATGGGAGGGGCCAATGCCTAG
- the cmr1 gene encoding type III-B CRISPR module RAMP protein Cmr1 yields MPRAVPLPPPELKKPELTTWTLKLKTITPMFGGSATPREVDPANPVRAASVRGHLRFWWRATAGAQYGSAKELFEAEEAIWGSAEKYGKVALRVFTHSSGQSVRPSELVPDRGTARTGPMERFFLHPFNPNQSENLPEACGLMWVEFTLEIAFKLSEEEQEALRRAIRAWIAFGGIGARTRRGVGALEVTENAKEWLPSSPDQLKSWFSTGPANNPEHATLAGAVICLGQPRKPGNQDLYKGHAAWQELGRFWARFRKGHFVEDPVSGKTMPYTPMAGGKWRDHQTLKSLRQEHGRIALVKPAYGLPIVYQRFRNSDAFAGTLEAVHAQGKRMASPVILKPIAFADGNVRPAVIILQAPAPSRIRVNGKELALEIPEDDPVLQALEAAVPIEAVRKAAHIHFRQLTEIRL; encoded by the coding sequence ATGCCTAGGGCGGTTCCCCTTCCCCCACCGGAGCTCAAAAAGCCCGAGCTTACCACCTGGACGCTGAAGCTCAAGACCATTACCCCCATGTTCGGCGGCAGCGCCACCCCGCGCGAGGTAGACCCGGCCAACCCGGTACGGGCAGCGAGCGTGCGGGGGCACCTGCGGTTTTGGTGGCGGGCTACGGCGGGAGCGCAATACGGCTCGGCGAAGGAGCTGTTCGAAGCCGAGGAAGCGATTTGGGGGAGCGCAGAGAAGTACGGAAAGGTGGCTCTGCGCGTTTTTACTCATTCGTCCGGTCAAAGTGTGAGACCTTCTGAGCTTGTGCCCGACCGGGGCACAGCCAGAACCGGCCCCATGGAGCGCTTTTTCCTGCACCCATTCAACCCCAACCAAAGCGAAAACCTACCTGAGGCCTGCGGACTGATGTGGGTGGAGTTCACCCTTGAGATCGCCTTTAAACTTTCTGAAGAAGAGCAAGAGGCCCTGCGGCGCGCTATCCGGGCCTGGATCGCTTTTGGCGGCATCGGGGCCCGCACCCGGCGGGGGGTGGGAGCCCTCGAGGTCACCGAAAATGCCAAGGAATGGTTGCCCTCGAGCCCCGATCAGCTCAAATCTTGGTTTTCCACAGGCCCTGCCAACAACCCTGAGCACGCCACCCTAGCTGGGGCGGTGATTTGTTTGGGCCAGCCGCGCAAACCGGGGAACCAAGACCTTTACAAAGGTCACGCTGCCTGGCAGGAACTGGGCCGGTTTTGGGCACGTTTTCGTAAGGGGCATTTCGTCGAAGACCCCGTGAGCGGCAAAACCATGCCCTATACCCCCATGGCCGGGGGAAAGTGGCGCGACCACCAAACCCTGAAGTCCCTGCGCCAAGAACATGGGCGCATCGCGTTGGTTAAGCCCGCGTATGGCCTGCCCATCGTGTATCAGCGTTTTCGCAACTCGGATGCCTTCGCGGGAACCCTCGAGGCTGTCCATGCTCAGGGCAAGCGCATGGCATCTCCGGTAATCCTCAAACCCATAGCCTTCGCCGATGGTAACGTGCGACCTGCGGTCATTATTCTGCAAGCGCCTGCACCTAGCCGTATCAGGGTCAACGGTAAAGAGCTAGCGTTGGAGATTCCTGAAGACGACCCGGTGCTACAGGCGCTCGAGGCCGCTGTGCCCATCGAGGCTGTCCGCAAGGCCGCTCACATTCACTTCCGACAGCTTACGGAGATACGCCTATGA
- the cas10 gene encoding type III-B CRISPR-associated protein Cas10/Cmr2: protein MIYLLSISIGPVQDFITAARRTADLYAGSQILQELSKVAARYLANNSVELIFPADKEADGANKILAQVDGDPKGLAEGVKKAVREKLHQLWKETIDKLSQEYRSQIDQSRAEEQLDHFLEFYAAWVPLEKESEYSSARLAVERLLAGRKALRDFSPTQQNDDGVPKSPLDPARAAVIDPRQWGEASVRLEGGGYRPLRIKPTEYLDAISLLKRCYGALKSDKVVDTHIMARRSWQPEAEPDERYGKEDDHIQEPQPYFAILVADGDRMGELISRQDNREAHRQLSKTLDEFAQKAREIVPKYRGFMVYSGGDDVLAFLPVNRAVECAQELSETFRHQVKGTLSAGIAIVHYREPLSISLENARNAEKAAKNGGRNALAVALHTRGGTPVTVVQRWADLIWDELLAAYKNHKIARGLAHELYKLALEWQDEMLDEYLYKEAQRVLARKEARELKIPRPVSYRKQLLTFVEQLIIARFLSGIKEEETHAGTGT, encoded by the coding sequence ATGATCTACCTCCTCTCCATCTCCATCGGCCCCGTGCAGGACTTCATCACTGCCGCCCGGCGCACCGCCGACCTGTACGCGGGGTCGCAGATTTTGCAGGAGTTGAGTAAGGTAGCCGCACGGTACTTGGCCAACAACAGCGTGGAGCTGATTTTCCCGGCTGATAAGGAGGCTGACGGCGCCAACAAGATTCTGGCCCAGGTAGACGGCGACCCCAAGGGGTTGGCTGAAGGGGTAAAAAAGGCGGTTCGGGAAAAGCTACACCAGCTCTGGAAAGAAACCATCGACAAACTGTCCCAGGAGTACCGAAGCCAGATAGACCAAAGCCGAGCTGAAGAGCAGCTTGACCACTTCCTCGAGTTCTACGCCGCCTGGGTGCCCCTAGAGAAAGAGAGTGAATACTCCAGCGCCCGCCTGGCGGTGGAGCGCCTGTTGGCGGGCCGCAAGGCCCTACGCGATTTCAGTCCCACGCAACAAAACGATGACGGGGTACCGAAGTCTCCGCTAGACCCCGCTCGAGCCGCCGTCATAGACCCGCGCCAGTGGGGCGAGGCCAGCGTCCGGTTAGAAGGCGGAGGCTACCGGCCCCTGCGCATCAAGCCCACCGAGTACCTCGATGCCATCTCGCTGCTCAAGCGCTGCTACGGGGCGCTAAAGTCGGACAAGGTGGTGGACACCCACATCATGGCCAGGCGCTCCTGGCAACCGGAAGCTGAACCGGATGAGCGCTATGGCAAGGAAGACGATCACATCCAAGAGCCCCAGCCCTACTTCGCCATCCTGGTCGCGGACGGCGACCGTATGGGCGAACTAATCAGCCGCCAGGACAACCGCGAGGCCCACCGCCAGCTCTCAAAGACCCTGGACGAGTTTGCCCAGAAAGCCCGGGAGATCGTCCCCAAGTACCGCGGCTTCATGGTGTATTCCGGGGGCGACGACGTGCTGGCCTTTTTGCCGGTGAACCGGGCGGTGGAGTGCGCCCAGGAGCTTTCCGAAACCTTCCGGCACCAAGTGAAGGGCACGCTCTCGGCGGGGATTGCCATCGTGCACTACCGGGAGCCCCTCTCCATCTCCCTAGAGAATGCCCGAAATGCAGAAAAAGCCGCCAAGAACGGGGGGCGCAACGCCCTGGCGGTAGCGCTGCACACTCGAGGGGGCACCCCGGTAACGGTGGTTCAGCGATGGGCCGACCTTATATGGGACGAGCTGCTCGCTGCCTATAAAAACCACAAGATTGCCCGCGGGCTAGCCCACGAGCTATATAAGCTGGCGCTGGAGTGGCAAGACGAAATGCTAGATGAGTACCTCTACAAGGAGGCCCAGCGGGTCTTGGCCCGTAAGGAAGCCCGAGAGCTAAAAATTCCTAGACCCGTGAGCTACCGCAAGCAACTGCTAACCTTTGTGGAGCAGCTCATCATCGCCCGCTTCCTGAGCGGCATTAAAGAGGAGGAGACCCATGCCGGAACGGGTACTTGA
- the cmr3 gene encoding type III-B CRISPR module-associated protein Cmr3 — MPERVLEIHALSPLLFRDGRPFSAADGSETAARSLPLPLPSTLAGFVRTQIGLAMGKGFDYEQLQNLHGLQVCGPLLIRGSEILLPAPRDAVIYKKGDKPKVMKLRPFIPPEGAGCDLPEELQPLQVTQDVKPESGYNFWTAKDMERWLLGEDFVPEKIPGLPTETRVHVAMDPQKGKAREGQLFSVAYRPLEMGKSPEDYQPASLRVRLSLPNGQVPVPIGHLGGERRPVAVEVKESLSDSWFDCPKSIKEHFAGLGKGAKVRLVLATPALFAHGWKPAWIEKSGTGEFHLPRGLSKVKLKLVAAAVGRREPVSGWNLRQNRPKAVRWMVPAGSVYFFEVEDGNPADLLESWLRPVSDNEQDRKDGFGLALWGVW, encoded by the coding sequence ATGCCGGAACGGGTACTTGAAATCCACGCCCTAAGCCCACTGCTCTTCCGCGATGGCCGGCCCTTTAGTGCCGCCGACGGCAGCGAGACCGCTGCCCGCAGCCTGCCCTTGCCCCTGCCCAGCACCTTGGCCGGCTTTGTGCGCACCCAGATCGGTCTGGCCATGGGCAAGGGTTTTGACTACGAGCAGCTTCAGAACCTGCACGGCCTGCAAGTCTGTGGGCCGCTTCTGATCCGCGGCAGCGAAATTCTGCTTCCGGCCCCGCGCGATGCGGTGATTTACAAGAAGGGGGATAAGCCTAAGGTGATGAAGCTCCGGCCTTTTATCCCACCCGAGGGCGCGGGCTGCGACCTGCCAGAGGAGCTTCAACCCCTCCAAGTCACCCAAGATGTCAAGCCCGAGAGCGGCTACAACTTCTGGACAGCGAAGGACATGGAGCGCTGGCTTCTGGGAGAGGACTTTGTGCCCGAAAAAATCCCGGGCCTCCCCACCGAGACCCGGGTGCACGTGGCCATGGACCCGCAGAAGGGCAAGGCCCGGGAAGGGCAGCTTTTCAGCGTGGCCTACCGGCCCTTGGAGATGGGCAAAAGCCCAGAGGACTACCAGCCCGCCAGCCTTCGGGTGCGGCTTTCGTTGCCCAACGGCCAAGTTCCAGTCCCCATCGGCCATCTGGGGGGCGAGCGGCGCCCGGTAGCGGTGGAGGTGAAGGAAAGCCTTTCTGACTCCTGGTTTGACTGCCCAAAGTCCATCAAAGAGCACTTTGCCGGTCTAGGCAAGGGCGCTAAGGTACGGCTGGTACTGGCTACCCCGGCGCTCTTTGCACACGGCTGGAAGCCCGCTTGGATTGAGAAGTCGGGTACGGGCGAGTTTCACCTGCCCCGTGGCCTGAGCAAGGTAAAGCTGAAGCTGGTTGCGGCAGCGGTGGGCCGGCGCGAGCCGGTAAGCGGCTGGAACCTGCGGCAAAACCGGCCCAAGGCGGTGCGCTGGATGGTGCCGGCGGGCAGCGTGTACTTCTTTGAGGTAGAGGACGGCAACCCCGCCGACCTATTGGAAAGCTGGCTCAGGCCCGTGAGCGACAACGAACAAGACCGCAAGGACGGCTTTGGCCTTGCGCTATGGGGAGTGTGGTAA
- the cmr4 gene encoding type III-B CRISPR module RAMP protein Cmr4 produces MKAKLIFWQALTPVHPGTGQDSSSVIDLPVAREAATGFPVIPASSLKGVLRDGRGMDAEDESEAALAARKVFGFAGRKKKKDSGEEEDISQAAELTLTDARILFLPVRSYAGTFAFLTCPLVLERLNRDLRALGLPALEAPIPRPQQTEALLPEKTEIVFEDKEKGKKQVILEDIDLTAQQGKAEALAQELGQMVFGPEAAYFQRRFALVSNDVFAYFCEMGMEIIARVRLNSDSKTVEQGGLWYEEAIPAEAVFSSFAIGKSGFEELNRPYLQLGGQASVGRGLLRRLGGEG; encoded by the coding sequence ATGAAGGCGAAACTGATCTTTTGGCAGGCCCTCACACCTGTGCACCCTGGCACGGGGCAGGACTCTAGCAGCGTGATCGACCTTCCGGTAGCCCGCGAGGCGGCCACGGGCTTCCCGGTGATTCCGGCCAGCAGCCTCAAGGGGGTGCTGCGCGACGGGCGCGGCATGGATGCGGAGGACGAAAGTGAGGCTGCCTTGGCCGCACGTAAGGTTTTTGGATTTGCTGGGAGGAAGAAGAAAAAGGATTCCGGGGAGGAGGAAGACATCAGCCAGGCTGCCGAGCTGACCCTAACCGACGCCCGGATTTTATTCCTGCCGGTGCGCTCGTATGCGGGCACCTTTGCCTTCCTGACCTGCCCGCTGGTGCTCGAGCGCCTCAATCGGGATTTGCGAGCATTGGGGCTACCCGCACTAGAGGCTCCTATTCCCAGACCCCAGCAGACCGAGGCCCTGTTGCCAGAAAAGACCGAAATTGTATTCGAGGACAAGGAAAAAGGTAAAAAGCAGGTCATCCTCGAGGACATCGACCTCACCGCGCAGCAAGGAAAGGCCGAGGCGTTGGCCCAAGAACTTGGTCAGATGGTCTTTGGCCCCGAGGCGGCCTATTTCCAAAGGCGCTTTGCTCTGGTTTCCAACGACGTGTTTGCCTATTTCTGCGAGATGGGCATGGAGATTATCGCCAGAGTACGACTCAATTCTGACTCCAAAACGGTGGAGCAGGGTGGACTCTGGTACGAGGAGGCCATCCCTGCCGAGGCGGTCTTCTCGAGCTTCGCCATCGGCAAAAGCGGCTTTGAGGAGCTCAACCGGCCCTACCTCCAGCTCGGCGGCCAGGCCAGCGTGGGGCGGGGGCTGTTGCGGCGGTTGGGGGGTGAGGGATGA
- the cmr5 gene encoding type III-B CRISPR module-associated protein Cmr5: MSLVTRAQQDMKKALELVQSLEREDDEFKNIYGGLCHNFPILVRQSGLCQALAFSADKAAGEGNRAKAHQKLLEHVASILGVKNALEAVQNTDAIAYMHHTRRVLAAWVYFKRFAASVLGVHTGGRDEGQ, translated from the coding sequence ATGAGCTTGGTTACCCGTGCGCAGCAGGACATGAAGAAAGCCCTCGAGCTGGTGCAAAGCTTGGAGAGGGAGGACGACGAGTTCAAAAACATCTACGGCGGTCTTTGCCACAACTTCCCCATCCTGGTGCGCCAGAGCGGGCTGTGCCAGGCGCTGGCCTTCAGCGCGGATAAAGCGGCAGGTGAGGGCAACCGAGCCAAGGCGCATCAAAAGCTGCTCGAGCACGTGGCAAGCATCCTAGGAGTAAAAAACGCACTCGAGGCCGTGCAAAATACTGATGCCATCGCCTACATGCACCACACCCGGCGGGTGCTTGCGGCCTGGGTTTACTTCAAGCGCTTCGCCGCTAGCGTGCTGGGCGTACACACGGGAGGCCGCGATGAGGGCCAGTAG
- the cmr6 gene encoding type III-B CRISPR module RAMP protein Cmr6: protein MRASRLILPPPTHAGLALQRYLKQHDEDHSSAKKLLDHIAQSQVPEVYRHAFTRWRETLKDGVWLEATTRTPLAIGLGNSSPIENGLTIHHTYGVPYLPGSALKGLLQRVAERFGLNEAEKAVLLGKGPDPKRKTQGNAAYLVYWDGWLEPTSTQPFQLDVITVHHRDYYGKKGAVWPTDFDDPNPVAFLSVKPGVKFHIPISCPAQDAQDWPYKAAELLAWGLENLGLGGKTNAGYGYFTVKLPERPKSESELGQEMLESYRRRIEGIKPNNERGELDFFLRELADKPPAMRKPVLEAIKKHLQDWRIWKLSNPQHAKIQEMLDQ from the coding sequence ATGAGGGCCAGTAGACTTATCCTTCCTCCGCCCACCCACGCCGGGCTGGCCTTGCAGCGCTACCTGAAGCAGCATGACGAGGACCATTCTTCGGCCAAGAAGTTGCTCGATCACATCGCCCAAAGCCAGGTACCCGAAGTGTACCGCCACGCCTTCACGCGCTGGCGGGAGACCCTGAAGGATGGGGTCTGGCTCGAGGCCACCACCCGCACGCCTCTGGCTATTGGCTTAGGGAACTCGAGCCCCATCGAAAACGGCCTGACCATCCACCACACCTACGGGGTGCCCTACCTGCCCGGCAGCGCCCTCAAAGGGCTGTTGCAGCGGGTGGCCGAACGCTTTGGCCTGAACGAGGCAGAAAAAGCGGTACTCTTGGGCAAAGGGCCAGACCCAAAGCGCAAAACCCAAGGCAATGCGGCCTACCTGGTTTACTGGGACGGCTGGCTCGAGCCAACCAGCACCCAGCCTTTCCAGCTCGACGTAATCACCGTGCATCACCGCGACTACTACGGGAAAAAAGGCGCGGTCTGGCCCACCGACTTCGACGACCCCAACCCAGTTGCCTTTTTGTCGGTCAAGCCAGGAGTCAAATTCCACATTCCCATCTCCTGCCCCGCCCAAGACGCCCAGGACTGGCCCTACAAAGCTGCCGAGCTGCTGGCCTGGGGTTTGGAGAATCTTGGTCTTGGGGGTAAGACCAACGCGGGGTATGGGTACTTTACGGTGAAGCTACCGGAGAGGCCCAAGAGCGAAAGTGAGCTAGGCCAGGAGATGTTGGAAAGCTACCGCAGGCGTATTGAGGGCATCAAGCCGAACAACGAGCGAGGAGAACTGGATTTCTTCCTGCGGGAGCTGGCCGATAAACCTCCGGCGATGCGCAAGCCCGTGCTGGAGGCTATCAAGAAGCACCTTCAGGACTGGAGGATTTGGAAGCTAAGCAATCCGCAACACGCCAAGATCCAGGAGATGCTAGACCAATGA
- the cas4 gene encoding CRISPR-associated protein Cas4: MDELDELLPETDPAPAEKLEPLPISALAQYTYCPRRAALILLEGEWEDNEYTLRGARAHEQADIPEGLLREGVWVERALPIWSEWLGLVGRADVVEFVDGTPYPVEYKVGKRWPKELARRAAEVQLCAQALCLEEMFGVGVPEGALFSKASQRRRVVPLSPELRATTLATASALRKLMQQDRLPPPAADERCKHCSLISICMPHVPQALLEQQAQQP; the protein is encoded by the coding sequence ATGGACGAGCTCGACGAACTTTTGCCCGAGACCGACCCCGCTCCAGCCGAGAAGCTGGAGCCCCTGCCCATCAGCGCCCTGGCCCAGTACACCTACTGCCCCCGCCGGGCCGCGCTGATTCTGCTGGAAGGCGAGTGGGAGGACAACGAGTACACCCTGCGCGGCGCGCGGGCCCACGAGCAGGCCGACATCCCGGAGGGGCTTTTGCGCGAGGGGGTCTGGGTGGAGCGGGCCTTGCCCATCTGGTCGGAGTGGCTGGGGCTGGTAGGTCGGGCGGATGTGGTGGAGTTCGTGGATGGTACGCCTTATCCGGTGGAGTACAAGGTGGGCAAGCGCTGGCCCAAGGAGCTGGCCCGCCGGGCCGCTGAGGTGCAGCTTTGCGCCCAGGCTTTGTGTCTGGAAGAGATGTTTGGGGTGGGCGTGCCGGAAGGGGCCCTTTTCTCCAAAGCCAGCCAGCGCCGGCGGGTGGTGCCCCTTAGCCCGGAGCTGCGCGCCACTACCCTGGCTACTGCAAGCGCCCTGCGTAAACTCATGCAGCAAGACCGCCTGCCTCCCCCTGCCGCCGACGAGCGCTGCAAGCACTGCTCCCTTATCTCTATCTGTATGCCCCACGTGCCCCAAGCGCTCCTAGAGCAGCAGGCCCAGCAACCATGA
- the cas1c gene encoding type I-C CRISPR-associated endonuclease Cas1c, with translation MTSELLNTLYIQTQGVYLRLEGDTLRIQHEEVTLRNVPLHHLGGVAAFGNVLISPFLLHRCAEEGLEVSWFTESGRFQGRLAGPVSGNVLLRRAQHRALDNPSSTLYLAGRFVEAKLKNSRLVLQRAVRERGETEALSAALAGHEAALRMLPQARTVDEVRGLEGQAASAYFAAFGDLLLSGEFRFDGRNKRPPRDPVNALLGFIYALLTTQCTAALEGVGLDPQVGFLHALRPGRNALALDLIEEFRAWWGDRLALALINRKQVTSKHFEERPGGAVLLSEEGRKEVIVAFQKRRQETVQHPLFKEQVPIGLLPHIQARLLARYLRGDLPEYPPFIGK, from the coding sequence ATGACCAGTGAGCTTCTGAACACCCTTTATATACAAACCCAAGGGGTTTACCTGCGCCTCGAGGGCGATACGCTGCGCATCCAGCACGAGGAGGTAACCCTAAGGAACGTTCCGTTGCACCACCTGGGCGGGGTCGCGGCCTTTGGCAACGTGCTCATCTCGCCCTTTTTACTCCACCGTTGTGCTGAAGAGGGCCTCGAGGTCTCCTGGTTTACCGAATCGGGCCGCTTTCAGGGGCGATTGGCGGGGCCGGTCTCGGGTAATGTGCTTCTTAGAAGGGCTCAGCACAGGGCCCTCGACAATCCTTCAAGCACCCTCTACCTGGCTGGGCGCTTTGTGGAGGCCAAGCTCAAAAACAGCCGTTTGGTGCTCCAGCGGGCGGTGCGCGAGCGGGGGGAGACCGAGGCTTTGAGCGCTGCCTTAGCCGGGCACGAGGCCGCTTTGCGAATGCTGCCCCAGGCCCGTACGGTAGATGAGGTGCGGGGCCTGGAGGGTCAGGCCGCTAGTGCTTATTTTGCGGCCTTTGGCGACCTCTTGCTCTCGGGCGAGTTTCGCTTTGATGGGCGTAATAAACGTCCTCCGCGCGATCCGGTAAATGCGTTGTTGGGCTTCATCTATGCTCTGCTCACTACCCAGTGTACAGCAGCTCTGGAGGGGGTGGGCCTGGACCCACAGGTGGGCTTCCTGCATGCCCTGCGTCCGGGGAGGAATGCCCTAGCTCTCGACTTGATCGAGGAATTCCGTGCTTGGTGGGGGGATCGGTTGGCTTTAGCCTTGATCAACCGTAAGCAAGTGACTTCAAAACACTTCGAGGAGCGTCCTGGTGGGGCGGTGCTGCTTTCGGAAGAGGGTCGTAAGGAGGTGATTGTTGCTTTCCAGAAGCGTCGTCAGGAAACGGTGCAACATCCGCTTTTCAAAGAGCAGGTGCCCATCGGTCTCCTGCCGCACATTCAGGCTCGCCTGCTTGCCCGCTATTTGCGGGGCGATCTGCCAGAGTATCCACCGTTCATAGGCAAGTAG
- the cas2 gene encoding CRISPR-associated endonuclease Cas2, protein MERLDVLVTYDVNTISEEGKARLARVAKVCKNYGQRVQMSVFECRVTRAQLEEMEAKLLKVIEPDKDSLRIYTLVGGRDKCLRTHGQDRYQDFDDPLVI, encoded by the coding sequence ATGGAGCGTCTGGATGTCCTGGTCACTTATGATGTAAACACAATTTCCGAGGAGGGGAAAGCACGGCTGGCTCGAGTGGCCAAGGTTTGTAAGAACTATGGCCAGCGGGTCCAGATGTCGGTGTTCGAATGCCGCGTCACTCGGGCTCAGCTAGAGGAGATGGAGGCTAAATTGCTCAAGGTGATTGAACCTGACAAGGATAGCCTTCGTATCTATACCCTGGTTGGTGGACGGGACAAGTGTTTGCGCACGCATGGCCAGGACCGCTACCAGGACTTTGACGACCCGCTGGTGATCTAG
- a CDS encoding M24 family metallopeptidase, with protein MIGQKLPEVQEFLREAGIDGWLLYDFRGTNPFAARVFGYGGNLLTRRWFLWIPARGEPQVLVHDIEFGSFPRVGYALHKYNSRQTLSQELRKLLAGAKRVAMEYSPNGNIPYVSRVDGGTLELIRSLGVEVVSSGDVLQLFLSWTPGQLANHRKAAEVLAQCKDAALALISQYIARREPLDEYQLQQYMNRFIKEQGMDPDHPPIVGFGPGAGDPHYVPSATRSKTLEPGDAILMDLWCKVPGDNPFADITWMAFYGSPTPEFLRAFKTVLAARDAGVELLRSRLSAGQAVRGNEVDRVVREVLIGAGYEANLKHRTGHSLGIQAVHGEAAHFDDFETLDERAVLPGLGFTIEPGVYFPEYGVRSEINVYSTARGIEITTARQTELDVLGH; from the coding sequence ATGATTGGACAGAAACTCCCTGAGGTTCAGGAATTCCTGCGCGAAGCTGGGATCGATGGCTGGCTGTTGTACGACTTCCGGGGTACCAACCCCTTCGCCGCCAGGGTGTTCGGTTACGGGGGAAACCTGCTCACCCGGCGCTGGTTTTTGTGGATACCGGCTCGAGGCGAACCCCAGGTGCTGGTGCACGATATCGAGTTTGGCTCCTTCCCGCGGGTAGGGTACGCGTTGCACAAGTACAACAGCCGACAGACCCTGTCCCAGGAACTGCGCAAGCTGCTCGCTGGGGCCAAGCGGGTGGCCATGGAGTATTCTCCCAATGGCAATATCCCCTATGTCTCCAGGGTCGATGGCGGAACCCTCGAGCTCATCCGTTCGCTGGGGGTGGAGGTGGTGAGCTCGGGGGACGTATTGCAGCTTTTCCTGAGCTGGACCCCCGGGCAACTGGCCAATCACCGCAAGGCCGCCGAGGTGCTCGCCCAGTGTAAGGATGCGGCTTTGGCCTTGATAAGCCAGTATATCGCCCGTCGGGAGCCCCTCGACGAATACCAGCTACAGCAATACATGAACCGCTTCATTAAAGAACAAGGCATGGACCCCGATCACCCACCCATCGTGGGTTTCGGGCCGGGCGCAGGCGACCCGCACTACGTGCCCTCGGCCACCCGCTCCAAGACCCTCGAGCCCGGCGATGCCATTCTGATGGACTTGTGGTGCAAGGTGCCGGGAGATAACCCTTTTGCCGACATCACCTGGATGGCCTTTTACGGCTCGCCCACTCCCGAGTTCCTGCGAGCTTTCAAGACGGTTCTGGCTGCGCGCGATGCCGGGGTGGAGTTGCTGCGCAGCCGCCTGTCGGCTGGGCAGGCCGTGCGGGGTAACGAGGTGGACCGGGTGGTGCGCGAGGTGCTCATCGGCGCGGGCTACGAGGCCAACCTCAAACACCGTACCGGGCACAGCCTGGGCATCCAGGCCGTCCACGGGGAGGCTGCCCACTTCGACGACTTCGAGACCCTGGATGAGCGAGCGGTGCTGCCCGGCCTGGGTTTCACCATCGAACCAGGGGTCTACTTCCCTGAATACGGCGTGCGCAGCGAAATCAACGTCTATAGCACCGCCAGGGGTATCGAGATCACCACCGCCAGGCAGACAGAGCTGGATGTGCTGGGCCACTGA